From one Culex quinquefasciatus strain JHB chromosome 3, VPISU_Cqui_1.0_pri_paternal, whole genome shotgun sequence genomic stretch:
- the LOC6045570 gene encoding ataxin-2 homolog isoform X4, with translation MNKRNKASRPGQGGPARTQRQRSIAADGIYNNSLFMHAATSHVGNIVQVQTASGVIFEGVFRTFSSQFQVVLEMAHRIEHGGPEAENKIVVDTVVDRLIFKPCDIVSIAAKDVDLDYATRDTFKTDTAISSARCNGNGRPEERELEPWDESGGGGLGGLNGDGGLGEFSLELDANANGWDVNDMFHKNETIYGVQSTFDQSLTGYTVQITKKDSDDFKHQESEAERIANEIENNPVYKDRIDLENGDEEDAFAAVVRPGGGASASPQPSSGSNPNSMNDKGGVMPSNTAKYIVPAKRKGHAGKLTARSTPPPLTNNGGGPPQQQQVQQIQQVQQVAQPPQQVQSQPQQTLPPQQQPQQQQQPLSPQAPPHKNNSYQNMSMPPQQQQVPPSNQQHGGGASQYAMHSNQSPYGGHVQHQPHQQQQQHSQPSVVNSNTSMNKMNGDREMSNSSGNSSSMNVNSNTKPLPQRTVRQYPSSAPNYAEPPPSLGPQQGGGAGGQMQSMGKPPMHVTHPHHATHMPPPPVVANDQQQQQQQQQLQPQQVVMSTHHVGLPPPHINQAPQQQQQQQMQQPPPPQPQRQVVVRRDMDDLRKFGQDFKLAPPQQQQQQPPMHQQPPPPSQHGVQQHQQQQEQPPLESSPPISQKHSEPPPHQQQQQQQNPQPSTTSPPVASSAMNTATSNVNVSPAVVSSVVTPVDATGVATDVAPAVKAPPKKTFTLNPAAKPFTPRSPSTPNPSRHTSSSPHTPQTPNPVMVQQQQQQQQQQQQQQQQQQQQPPQAYPGQQQQVHAPQPILMSYVLQPPQSAFQTTQQHPHAGQQPRIRKAMSVVPPSQMAASQMAAAATGQPLLTPGPIPMFPPYPPTLHHQHFQAAPSFQPYRIYETPQPTQIQYLAAATPPSTTPSPGQPHQQYHPGPQPSPASAGPPTYAPAHQQQPPHYQMMCVAPQMVPAAYQNMAQAAPLQNHHQQNLHVMHVQQHPAQ, from the exons GTCGTGCTGGAAATGGCCCATCGCATTGAGCACGGCGGCCCGGAAGCGGAAAACAAGATCGTCGTCGACACCGTCGTGGACCGGCTCATCTTCAAGCCGTGCGACATCGTCAGTATTGCCGCGAAGGACGTGGACCTGGATTACGCGACGCGGGACACCTTCAAGACGGACACGGCCATTAGTTCGGCCCGGTGCAACGGAAACGGCCGGCCGGAGGAGCGCGAACTCGAGCCGTGGGACGAAAGCGGCGGCGGTGGCCTCGGTGGGCTGAACGGTGACGGCGGGTTGGGCGAGTTTTCGTTGGAGTTGGACGCGAATGCGAACGGGTGGGACGTGAATGATATGTTCCACAAGAACGAGACGATCTACGGAGTGCAGTCTACGTTTGATCAGTCGTTGACCGGGTACACGGTGCAGATTACGAAGAAGGACTCGGACGACTTTAAGCACCAGGAGTCGGAGGCGGAGCGGATCGCGAACGAAATCGAGAACAATCCGGTGTACAAGGACCGGATCGATTTGGAGAACGGCGACGAGGAGGACGCATTCGCAGCGGTGGTGCGACCGGGGGGTGGGGCGAGCGCGAGTCCCCAGCCGTCGTCCGGGTCGAACCCGAATAGTATGAACGATAAGGGTGGGGTGATGCCATCGAACACAGCCAAGTACATCGTACCGGCCAAGCGCAAGGGTCACGCGGGTAAGTTGACCGCCCGAAGCACGCCACCGCCGTTGACCAACAACGGAGGAGGACcaccacagcagcagcaggttcagCAAATTCAGCAAGTGCAACAGGTGGCACAGCCACCACAGCAAGTGCAGTCTCAACCACAACAGACGCTGCCTCCGCAGCAGCAgccacagcaacagcaacaacctTTGAGCCCACAAGCTCCACCCCACAAGAACAACAGCTATCAAAACATGTCGATGcccccgcagcagcagcaggttccACCTAGCAATCAGCAGCACGGCGGAGGCGCGTCTCAGTACGCGATGCACTCGAACCAGTCGCCGTACGGCGGCCACGTTCAGCATCAAccccatcagcagcagcagcagcatagcCAGCCTTCGGTTGTAAATAGTAACACGAGCATGAACAAGATGAACGGCGACCGGGAAATGTCCAACAGCAGTGGCAACAGCAGTAGCATGAATGTAAATAGTAACACTAAGCCATTGCCGCAGCGTACCGTGCGGCAATATCCGAGCTCTGCGCCAAACTACGCCGAACCGCCGCCATCGCTGGGACCACAGCAGGGTGGTGGCGCCGGCGGCCAGATGCAGTCCATGGGCAAACCGCCGATGCACGTGACTCATCCACACCACGCGACTCACATGCCACCTCCGCCGGTGGTGGCCAACgatcagcaacaacagcagcagcagcagcagcttcaacCCCAGCAGGTCGTCATGTCGACGCACCACGTTGGTCTGCCGCCGCCACACATCAACCAAGCGccccaacagcaacaacaacaacaaatgcaGCAACCTCCTCCGCCACAACCCCAACGCCAAGTCGTTGTGCGGCGTGACATGGACGACCTGCGCAAGTTTGGCCAAGACTTCAAGCTGGCGCCACcccaacagcagcaacagcaaccgcCGATGCACCAGCAGCCTCCACCACCCTCCCAGCACGGAGTTCAacagcatcagcagcagcaggaacaaCCGCCCCTCGAATCTTCACCGCCAATCTCGCAAAAGCACTCGGAACCACCCccacaccagcag cagcagcagcagcagaacccACAACCGAGCACGACTTCACCTCCGGTGGCGTCCTCGGCGATGAACACTGCGACGAGCAACGTCAACGTCAGCCCGGCCGTCGTCAGCTCCGTCGTGACGCCGGTGGACGCCACGGGAGTTGCCACCGACGTTGCGCCCGCCGTCAAGGCACCACCAAAGAAAACCTTCACGCTGAACCCGGCCGCCAAGCCGTTCACGCCGCGAAGCCCCAGCACACCGAACCCCTCGCG tCACACGTCTTCTAGCCCGCACACGCCGCAAACGCCCAACCCCGTCAtggtccagcagcagcagcagcaacagcagcagcaacaacaacaacagcaacagcagcagcagcagccaccgCAGGCCTATCCgggtcagcagcagcaggtgcACGCCCCGCAGCCCATCCTGATGTCGTACGTGCTGCAGCCGCCGCAGAGCGCATTCCAGACGACGCAGCAGCACCCGCACGCCGGCCAGCAGCCGCGCATCCGGAAAGCCA TGTCGGTGGTTCCCCCCTCGCAGATGGCCGCCTCCCAGATGGCAGCGGCCGCCACCGGTCAGCCCCTGCTGACGCCCGGCCCGATCCCGATGTTCCCGCCGTACCCGCCCACGCTCCACCATCAGCACTTCCAGGCGGCGCCCTCATTCCAGCCGTACCGCATCTACGAAACGCCCCAGCCGACGCAGATCCAGTACCTGGCGGCGGCCACCCCACCCTCGACGACGCCCTCGCCTGGCCAGCCCCACCAGCAGTACCACCCGGGTCCGCAACCGTCGCCAGCCTCGGCCGGACCGCCGACGTACGCTCCGGCCCACCAGCAGCAGCCGCCGCACTACCAGATGATGTGCGTCGCCCCGCAGATGGTCCCGGCCGCGTACCAGAACATGGCCCAGGCGGCGCCCCTCCAGAACCACCACCAGCAGAATCTGCACGTGATGCACGTCCAGCAGCATCCCGCCCAGTAG
- the LOC6045570 gene encoding ataxin-2 homolog isoform X3 — protein MHAATSHVGNIVQVQTASGVIFEGVFRTFSSQFQVVLEMAHRIEHGGPEAENKIVVDTVVDRLIFKPCDIVSIAAKDVDLDYATRDTFKTDTAISSARCNGNGRPEERELEPWDESGGGGLGGLNGDGGLGEFSLELDANANGWDVNDMFHKNETIYGVQSTFDQSLTGYTVQITKKDSDDFKHQESEAERIANEIENNPVYKDRIDLENGDEEDAFAAVVRPGGGASASPQPSSGSNPNSMNDKGGVMPSNTAKYIVPAKRKGHAGKLTARSTPPPLTNNGGGPPQQQQVQQIQQVQQVAQPPQQVQSQPQQTLPPQQQPQQQQQPLSPQAPPHKNNSYQNMSMPPQQQQVPPSNQQHGGGASQYAMHSNQSPYGGHVQHQPHQQQQQHSQPSVVNSNTSMNKMNGDREMSNSSGNSSSMNVNSNTKPLPQRTVRQYPSSAPNYAEPPPSLGPQQGGGAGGQMQSMGKPPMHVTHPHHATHMPPPPVVANDQQQQQQQQQLQPQQVVMSTHHVGLPPPHINQAPQQQQQQQMQQPPPPQPQRQVVVRRDMDDLRKFGQDFKLAPPQQQQQQPPMHQQPPPPSQHGVQQHQQQQEQPPLESSPPISQKHSEPPPHQQQQNQSSQTGLVHQQPQPPQHMVQSQPTPQSQPPPQQQQQQNPQPSTTSPPVASSAMNTATSNVNVSPAVVSSVVTPVDATGVATDVAPAVKAPPKKTFTLNPAAKPFTPRSPSTPNPSRHTSSSPHTPQTPNPVMVQQQQQQQQQQQQQQQQQQQQPPQAYPGQQQQVHAPQPILMSYVLQPPQSAFQTTQQHPHAGQQPRIRKAMSVVPPSQMAASQMAAAATGQPLLTPGPIPMFPPYPPTLHHQHFQAAPSFQPYRIYETPQPTQIQYLAAATPPSTTPSPGQPHQQYHPGPQPSPASAGPPTYAPAHQQQPPHYQMMCVAPQMVPAAYQNMAQAAPLQNHHQQNLHVMHVQQHPAQ, from the exons GTCGTGCTGGAAATGGCCCATCGCATTGAGCACGGCGGCCCGGAAGCGGAAAACAAGATCGTCGTCGACACCGTCGTGGACCGGCTCATCTTCAAGCCGTGCGACATCGTCAGTATTGCCGCGAAGGACGTGGACCTGGATTACGCGACGCGGGACACCTTCAAGACGGACACGGCCATTAGTTCGGCCCGGTGCAACGGAAACGGCCGGCCGGAGGAGCGCGAACTCGAGCCGTGGGACGAAAGCGGCGGCGGTGGCCTCGGTGGGCTGAACGGTGACGGCGGGTTGGGCGAGTTTTCGTTGGAGTTGGACGCGAATGCGAACGGGTGGGACGTGAATGATATGTTCCACAAGAACGAGACGATCTACGGAGTGCAGTCTACGTTTGATCAGTCGTTGACCGGGTACACGGTGCAGATTACGAAGAAGGACTCGGACGACTTTAAGCACCAGGAGTCGGAGGCGGAGCGGATCGCGAACGAAATCGAGAACAATCCGGTGTACAAGGACCGGATCGATTTGGAGAACGGCGACGAGGAGGACGCATTCGCAGCGGTGGTGCGACCGGGGGGTGGGGCGAGCGCGAGTCCCCAGCCGTCGTCCGGGTCGAACCCGAATAGTATGAACGATAAGGGTGGGGTGATGCCATCGAACACAGCCAAGTACATCGTACCGGCCAAGCGCAAGGGTCACGCGGGTAAGTTGACCGCCCGAAGCACGCCACCGCCGTTGACCAACAACGGAGGAGGACcaccacagcagcagcaggttcagCAAATTCAGCAAGTGCAACAGGTGGCACAGCCACCACAGCAAGTGCAGTCTCAACCACAACAGACGCTGCCTCCGCAGCAGCAgccacagcaacagcaacaacctTTGAGCCCACAAGCTCCACCCCACAAGAACAACAGCTATCAAAACATGTCGATGcccccgcagcagcagcaggttccACCTAGCAATCAGCAGCACGGCGGAGGCGCGTCTCAGTACGCGATGCACTCGAACCAGTCGCCGTACGGCGGCCACGTTCAGCATCAAccccatcagcagcagcagcagcatagcCAGCCTTCGGTTGTAAATAGTAACACGAGCATGAACAAGATGAACGGCGACCGGGAAATGTCCAACAGCAGTGGCAACAGCAGTAGCATGAATGTAAATAGTAACACTAAGCCATTGCCGCAGCGTACCGTGCGGCAATATCCGAGCTCTGCGCCAAACTACGCCGAACCGCCGCCATCGCTGGGACCACAGCAGGGTGGTGGCGCCGGCGGCCAGATGCAGTCCATGGGCAAACCGCCGATGCACGTGACTCATCCACACCACGCGACTCACATGCCACCTCCGCCGGTGGTGGCCAACgatcagcaacaacagcagcagcagcagcagcttcaacCCCAGCAGGTCGTCATGTCGACGCACCACGTTGGTCTGCCGCCGCCACACATCAACCAAGCGccccaacagcaacaacaacaacaaatgcaGCAACCTCCTCCGCCACAACCCCAACGCCAAGTCGTTGTGCGGCGTGACATGGACGACCTGCGCAAGTTTGGCCAAGACTTCAAGCTGGCGCCACcccaacagcagcaacagcaaccgcCGATGCACCAGCAGCCTCCACCACCCTCCCAGCACGGAGTTCAacagcatcagcagcagcaggaacaaCCGCCCCTCGAATCTTCACCGCCAATCTCGCAAAAGCACTCGGAACCACCCccacaccagcagcagcagaaccaaTCCTCCCAAACGGGACTGGTTCACCAGCAGCCACAACCTCCCCAGCACATGGTTCAATCTCAACCGACGCCACAATCTCAACCCCCaccccaacagcagcagcagcagaacccACAACCGAGCACGACTTCACCTCCGGTGGCGTCCTCGGCGATGAACACTGCGACGAGCAACGTCAACGTCAGCCCGGCCGTCGTCAGCTCCGTCGTGACGCCGGTGGACGCCACGGGAGTTGCCACCGACGTTGCGCCCGCCGTCAAGGCACCACCAAAGAAAACCTTCACGCTGAACCCGGCCGCCAAGCCGTTCACGCCGCGAAGCCCCAGCACACCGAACCCCTCGCG tCACACGTCTTCTAGCCCGCACACGCCGCAAACGCCCAACCCCGTCAtggtccagcagcagcagcagcaacagcagcagcaacaacaacaacagcaacagcagcagcagcagccaccgCAGGCCTATCCgggtcagcagcagcaggtgcACGCCCCGCAGCCCATCCTGATGTCGTACGTGCTGCAGCCGCCGCAGAGCGCATTCCAGACGACGCAGCAGCACCCGCACGCCGGCCAGCAGCCGCGCATCCGGAAAGCCA TGTCGGTGGTTCCCCCCTCGCAGATGGCCGCCTCCCAGATGGCAGCGGCCGCCACCGGTCAGCCCCTGCTGACGCCCGGCCCGATCCCGATGTTCCCGCCGTACCCGCCCACGCTCCACCATCAGCACTTCCAGGCGGCGCCCTCATTCCAGCCGTACCGCATCTACGAAACGCCCCAGCCGACGCAGATCCAGTACCTGGCGGCGGCCACCCCACCCTCGACGACGCCCTCGCCTGGCCAGCCCCACCAGCAGTACCACCCGGGTCCGCAACCGTCGCCAGCCTCGGCCGGACCGCCGACGTACGCTCCGGCCCACCAGCAGCAGCCGCCGCACTACCAGATGATGTGCGTCGCCCCGCAGATGGTCCCGGCCGCGTACCAGAACATGGCCCAGGCGGCGCCCCTCCAGAACCACCACCAGCAGAATCTGCACGTGATGCACGTCCAGCAGCATCCCGCCCAGTAG
- the LOC6045570 gene encoding ataxin-2 homolog isoform X1: protein MNKRNKASRPGQGGPARTQRQRSIAADGIYNNSLFMHAATSHVGNIVQVQTASGVIFEGVFRTFSSQFQVVLEMAHRIEHGGPEAENKIVVDTVVDRLIFKPCDIVSIAAKDVDLDYATRDTFKTDTAISSARCNGNGRPEERELEPWDESGGGGLGGLNGDGGLGEFSLELDANANGWDVNDMFHKNETIYGVQSTFDQSLTGYTVQITKKDSDDFKHQESEAERIANEIENNPVYKDRIDLENGDEEDAFAAVVRPGGGASASPQPSSGSNPNSMNDKGGVMPSNTAKYIVPAKRKGHAGKLTARSTPPPLTNNGGGPPQQQQVQQIQQVQQVAQPPQQVQSQPQQTLPPQQQPQQQQQPLSPQAPPHKNNSYQNMSMPPQQQQVPPSNQQHGGGASQYAMHSNQSPYGGHVQHQPHQQQQQHSQPSVVNSNTSMNKMNGDREMSNSSGNSSSMNVNSNTKPLPQRTVRQYPSSAPNYAEPPPSLGPQQGGGAGGQMQSMGKPPMHVTHPHHATHMPPPPVVANDQQQQQQQQQLQPQQVVMSTHHVGLPPPHINQAPQQQQQQQMQQPPPPQPQRQVVVRRDMDDLRKFGQDFKLAPPQQQQQQPPMHQQPPPPSQHGVQQHQQQQEQPPLESSPPISQKHSEPPPHQQQQNQSSQTGLVHQQPQPPQHMVQSQPTPQSQPPPQQQQQQNPQPSTTSPPVASSAMNTATSNVNVSPAVVSSVVTPVDATGVATDVAPAVKAPPKKTFTLNPAAKPFTPRSPSTPNPSRHTSSSPHTPQTPNPVMVQQQQQQQQQQQQQQQQQQQQPPQAYPGQQQQVHAPQPILMSYVLQPPQSAFQTTQQHPHAGQQPRIRKAMSVVPPSQMAASQMAAAATGQPLLTPGPIPMFPPYPPTLHHQHFQAAPSFQPYRIYETPQPTQIQYLAAATPPSTTPSPGQPHQQYHPGPQPSPASAGPPTYAPAHQQQPPHYQMMCVAPQMVPAAYQNMAQAAPLQNHHQQNLHVMHVQQHPAQ, encoded by the exons GTCGTGCTGGAAATGGCCCATCGCATTGAGCACGGCGGCCCGGAAGCGGAAAACAAGATCGTCGTCGACACCGTCGTGGACCGGCTCATCTTCAAGCCGTGCGACATCGTCAGTATTGCCGCGAAGGACGTGGACCTGGATTACGCGACGCGGGACACCTTCAAGACGGACACGGCCATTAGTTCGGCCCGGTGCAACGGAAACGGCCGGCCGGAGGAGCGCGAACTCGAGCCGTGGGACGAAAGCGGCGGCGGTGGCCTCGGTGGGCTGAACGGTGACGGCGGGTTGGGCGAGTTTTCGTTGGAGTTGGACGCGAATGCGAACGGGTGGGACGTGAATGATATGTTCCACAAGAACGAGACGATCTACGGAGTGCAGTCTACGTTTGATCAGTCGTTGACCGGGTACACGGTGCAGATTACGAAGAAGGACTCGGACGACTTTAAGCACCAGGAGTCGGAGGCGGAGCGGATCGCGAACGAAATCGAGAACAATCCGGTGTACAAGGACCGGATCGATTTGGAGAACGGCGACGAGGAGGACGCATTCGCAGCGGTGGTGCGACCGGGGGGTGGGGCGAGCGCGAGTCCCCAGCCGTCGTCCGGGTCGAACCCGAATAGTATGAACGATAAGGGTGGGGTGATGCCATCGAACACAGCCAAGTACATCGTACCGGCCAAGCGCAAGGGTCACGCGGGTAAGTTGACCGCCCGAAGCACGCCACCGCCGTTGACCAACAACGGAGGAGGACcaccacagcagcagcaggttcagCAAATTCAGCAAGTGCAACAGGTGGCACAGCCACCACAGCAAGTGCAGTCTCAACCACAACAGACGCTGCCTCCGCAGCAGCAgccacagcaacagcaacaacctTTGAGCCCACAAGCTCCACCCCACAAGAACAACAGCTATCAAAACATGTCGATGcccccgcagcagcagcaggttccACCTAGCAATCAGCAGCACGGCGGAGGCGCGTCTCAGTACGCGATGCACTCGAACCAGTCGCCGTACGGCGGCCACGTTCAGCATCAAccccatcagcagcagcagcagcatagcCAGCCTTCGGTTGTAAATAGTAACACGAGCATGAACAAGATGAACGGCGACCGGGAAATGTCCAACAGCAGTGGCAACAGCAGTAGCATGAATGTAAATAGTAACACTAAGCCATTGCCGCAGCGTACCGTGCGGCAATATCCGAGCTCTGCGCCAAACTACGCCGAACCGCCGCCATCGCTGGGACCACAGCAGGGTGGTGGCGCCGGCGGCCAGATGCAGTCCATGGGCAAACCGCCGATGCACGTGACTCATCCACACCACGCGACTCACATGCCACCTCCGCCGGTGGTGGCCAACgatcagcaacaacagcagcagcagcagcagcttcaacCCCAGCAGGTCGTCATGTCGACGCACCACGTTGGTCTGCCGCCGCCACACATCAACCAAGCGccccaacagcaacaacaacaacaaatgcaGCAACCTCCTCCGCCACAACCCCAACGCCAAGTCGTTGTGCGGCGTGACATGGACGACCTGCGCAAGTTTGGCCAAGACTTCAAGCTGGCGCCACcccaacagcagcaacagcaaccgcCGATGCACCAGCAGCCTCCACCACCCTCCCAGCACGGAGTTCAacagcatcagcagcagcaggaacaaCCGCCCCTCGAATCTTCACCGCCAATCTCGCAAAAGCACTCGGAACCACCCccacaccagcagcagcagaaccaaTCCTCCCAAACGGGACTGGTTCACCAGCAGCCACAACCTCCCCAGCACATGGTTCAATCTCAACCGACGCCACAATCTCAACCCCCaccccaacagcagcagcagcagaacccACAACCGAGCACGACTTCACCTCCGGTGGCGTCCTCGGCGATGAACACTGCGACGAGCAACGTCAACGTCAGCCCGGCCGTCGTCAGCTCCGTCGTGACGCCGGTGGACGCCACGGGAGTTGCCACCGACGTTGCGCCCGCCGTCAAGGCACCACCAAAGAAAACCTTCACGCTGAACCCGGCCGCCAAGCCGTTCACGCCGCGAAGCCCCAGCACACCGAACCCCTCGCG tCACACGTCTTCTAGCCCGCACACGCCGCAAACGCCCAACCCCGTCAtggtccagcagcagcagcagcaacagcagcagcaacaacaacaacagcaacagcagcagcagcagccaccgCAGGCCTATCCgggtcagcagcagcaggtgcACGCCCCGCAGCCCATCCTGATGTCGTACGTGCTGCAGCCGCCGCAGAGCGCATTCCAGACGACGCAGCAGCACCCGCACGCCGGCCAGCAGCCGCGCATCCGGAAAGCCA TGTCGGTGGTTCCCCCCTCGCAGATGGCCGCCTCCCAGATGGCAGCGGCCGCCACCGGTCAGCCCCTGCTGACGCCCGGCCCGATCCCGATGTTCCCGCCGTACCCGCCCACGCTCCACCATCAGCACTTCCAGGCGGCGCCCTCATTCCAGCCGTACCGCATCTACGAAACGCCCCAGCCGACGCAGATCCAGTACCTGGCGGCGGCCACCCCACCCTCGACGACGCCCTCGCCTGGCCAGCCCCACCAGCAGTACCACCCGGGTCCGCAACCGTCGCCAGCCTCGGCCGGACCGCCGACGTACGCTCCGGCCCACCAGCAGCAGCCGCCGCACTACCAGATGATGTGCGTCGCCCCGCAGATGGTCCCGGCCGCGTACCAGAACATGGCCCAGGCGGCGCCCCTCCAGAACCACCACCAGCAGAATCTGCACGTGATGCACGTCCAGCAGCATCCCGCCCAGTAG